Proteins encoded in a region of the bacterium genome:
- a CDS encoding sugar ABC transporter permease encodes MIAPSIIAVAVFIYGFVAWTGFVSLTRWNDVLPDYAWVGWRNYLDLFENLRFRIDIVNTAKFTVVFLAACLAIGFGLAVLLERAFRAEAVFRTIYLAPLAISFIVTGVVWRWLLNPGSSQVGSVGINQLLEWLHLGVLRTGWYTDPHIGILAVAIAATWQMSGYTMALYLAGLRGIPDELREAARVDGASEGQIFRRVIVPLLQPVTLSAVIILGHISLKIFDLVVAMTGPGPGFSSDVPAFFMFDTTFRGNHFAQGAGIAEVLLVLVAVLTVPYLVYSTRTEVER; translated from the coding sequence ATGATCGCACCGTCGATCATCGCCGTGGCTGTTTTCATCTACGGCTTCGTCGCGTGGACCGGGTTCGTGTCGCTGACCCGGTGGAACGACGTGCTGCCGGACTACGCGTGGGTCGGCTGGCGCAACTATCTCGATCTGTTTGAGAACTTACGCTTCCGGATCGACATCGTCAACACCGCGAAGTTCACGGTGGTCTTCCTTGCCGCGTGTCTTGCGATCGGCTTCGGGCTTGCGGTCCTGTTGGAGCGGGCGTTCCGCGCGGAGGCCGTGTTCCGGACGATCTACCTCGCGCCGCTGGCGATCTCGTTCATCGTGACCGGCGTGGTGTGGCGGTGGTTGCTCAACCCGGGCAGCTCCCAGGTCGGCAGCGTCGGGATCAACCAGCTGTTGGAGTGGTTGCATCTCGGCGTCCTGCGCACCGGCTGGTACACGGACCCCCACATCGGCATCCTGGCGGTCGCGATCGCCGCGACGTGGCAGATGTCGGGGTACACGATGGCGCTCTATCTCGCCGGGCTGCGCGGCATCCCGGACGAGCTCCGCGAAGCGGCGCGCGTGGACGGGGCCAGCGAGGGACAGATCTTCCGCCGCGTGATCGTGCCCCTGCTGCAACCGGTCACGCTCAGCGCCGTCATCATCCTCGGGCACATCTCGCTCAAGATCTTCGACCTCGTCGTCGCGATGACCGGACCCGGGCCCGGGTTCAGCAGCGACGTGCCCGCGTTCTTCATGTTCGACACGACGTTCCGAGGGAACCACTTCGCGCAGGGGGCGGGGATCGCCGAGGTCCTGCTGGTCCTCGTCGCCGTGCTGACCGTGCCGTACCTGGTGTACAGCACGCGGACGGAGGTCGAGCGGTGA
- a CDS encoding sugar ABC transporter permease, which produces MPASRTQWARMDVPLRLLNLPSLVLIAAFTIVPVAYVAYLSTLDLRIGAPASGGFAGLANYRFVLSDGSVATAFRNTVYFAVLSVAVANAVGLGIALLLDTDAPGSGWLVVGAVLAWGIPEIVNASMWQWIYNPTFGSLNGLLVSLHVIGGYRAWLSTPASAMHAVIFAYSWKLVPFVVIILYAALRSVPADYYESAQLDGAGSWARFRYITVPFIAPALTVAVLFCAVWSMRAFDIIYVLTSGGPGEATTVLSYFTFAKAFQFGDLGAAAAVACLLTLMTLAITFGYWRALPQGDGS; this is translated from the coding sequence ATGCCGGCGTCGCGGACGCAGTGGGCGCGGATGGACGTGCCCCTGCGTCTCCTGAACCTTCCCAGCCTTGTGCTGATCGCGGCGTTCACCATCGTCCCGGTGGCGTACGTCGCGTACCTGAGTACCCTCGATCTTCGGATCGGGGCGCCGGCGTCGGGCGGCTTCGCCGGCTTGGCCAACTACCGGTTCGTGCTCTCCGACGGCTCCGTGGCGACCGCGTTTCGCAACACGGTGTACTTCGCGGTGCTCTCGGTTGCCGTCGCCAACGCCGTCGGCCTCGGGATCGCCCTCCTGCTGGACACCGACGCCCCCGGGTCCGGATGGCTCGTGGTCGGCGCGGTGCTCGCCTGGGGGATCCCGGAGATCGTCAACGCCTCGATGTGGCAGTGGATCTACAATCCCACGTTCGGCTCGCTGAACGGTCTTCTGGTATCGCTGCACGTGATCGGCGGCTACCGCGCGTGGCTGAGCACACCGGCCTCGGCGATGCACGCGGTGATCTTCGCCTATTCGTGGAAGCTCGTGCCGTTCGTGGTGATCATCCTGTATGCCGCCCTGCGCTCCGTCCCCGCGGACTACTACGAATCCGCGCAGCTCGACGGCGCGGGCAGCTGGGCCCGGTTCCGCTACATCACGGTGCCGTTTATCGCCCCCGCGCTCACGGTCGCCGTCCTCTTCTGCGCCGTGTGGTCGATGCGCGCGTTCGACATCATCTACGTCCTGACGAGCGGCGGGCCCGGCGAGGCCACGACGGTGCTGAGCTACTTCACGTTCGCCAAGGCGTTCCAGTTCGGCGACCTCGGGGCCGCGGCGGCAGTGGCGTGTCTGCTCACGCTGATGACGCTCGCGATCACGTTCGGGTATTGGCGCGCGCTGCCGCAGGGGGACGGCTCGTGA
- a CDS encoding sugar ABC transporter substrate-binding protein, whose product MRTRPALRTAVLLALASILTLSVSTFATAAGSPTEIKWMEWWVNEWGPDNFNRLIDNFQKANPDIKITVVDTPYPQMSGKLNAAAAAGENYDVFGTEGSWLPGLKKLGYVENLDPWLAKSKAFADTLLPTTLRKINGDTLSLCLYMIPYQFAYNVDQFAAAGLKPPANWDQFIDVEKKLHNQGANKYGMSMPLSDGGFAMTRYFGFRLAQEGGQLLDTTTGKVTFNSPAGVAAMTWWKNFYQMGLVVPGSFGEDQARMLEYVASGQVASIIDGPFIWSKSKQIDPKIKLAYAPAWRAKTGGYLWSCSGVAMSAKSPNKEAAWKFLQYLYSPATAVAMTKAISLPWATRAAMNSLNGSADPMLKYIPQFANQDAKANIVLPALPNTGTLFDLFKTTFQDAVSGKKPVKQALDEAAAAWQTSIDQSK is encoded by the coding sequence ATGCGGACCAGACCGGCTCTGCGTACCGCCGTCCTGCTCGCCCTGGCTTCGATCCTGACACTGAGTGTGTCCACGTTCGCGACAGCTGCTGGCTCGCCCACCGAGATCAAATGGATGGAATGGTGGGTCAACGAATGGGGTCCCGACAACTTCAACCGGCTGATCGACAACTTCCAAAAGGCCAACCCCGATATCAAGATCACCGTCGTGGACACGCCCTATCCGCAGATGTCCGGGAAATTGAACGCGGCCGCGGCCGCGGGCGAGAACTACGACGTGTTCGGCACCGAAGGCAGCTGGCTCCCGGGTCTGAAGAAGCTCGGGTACGTGGAAAACCTGGATCCGTGGCTCGCGAAGAGCAAAGCGTTCGCCGACACGCTGCTGCCGACGACGCTGCGCAAGATCAACGGCGACACGCTTTCGCTTTGCCTGTACATGATCCCCTATCAATTTGCCTACAACGTCGACCAGTTCGCGGCGGCCGGGTTGAAGCCGCCGGCCAACTGGGACCAGTTCATCGACGTGGAGAAGAAACTGCACAACCAAGGCGCCAACAAGTACGGCATGAGCATGCCGCTGTCCGACGGCGGCTTCGCGATGACGCGCTACTTCGGCTTCCGCCTGGCGCAGGAGGGCGGGCAGCTCCTTGACACGACGACGGGCAAGGTCACCTTCAACTCACCCGCGGGCGTCGCGGCGATGACCTGGTGGAAGAACTTCTACCAGATGGGGCTCGTCGTGCCGGGATCGTTCGGCGAGGACCAGGCGCGCATGCTCGAGTACGTCGCGAGCGGGCAGGTCGCGAGCATCATCGACGGCCCGTTCATCTGGTCGAAGTCCAAGCAGATCGATCCCAAGATCAAGCTGGCGTACGCGCCGGCGTGGCGCGCCAAGACCGGTGGTTACCTATGGAGCTGCAGCGGTGTGGCCATGAGCGCCAAGTCTCCGAACAAGGAAGCGGCGTGGAAGTTCCTGCAGTACCTCTACTCCCCGGCCACGGCGGTCGCCATGACCAAGGCGATCAGCCTGCCGTGGGCGACCCGCGCGGCAATGAACTCCCTCAACGGGAGCGCGGATCCGATGCTCAAGTACATCCCGCAGTTTGCGAACCAGGACGCCAAGGCGAACATCGTGCTGCCGGCGCTTCCCAACACCGGCACCCTGTTTGACCTGTTCAAGACCACGTTCCAGGACGCCGTCAGCGGCAAGAAACCGGTGAAACAGGCGCTGGACGAAGCGGCGGCCGCCTGGCAGACGTCGATCGACCAGTCCAAGTAG
- a CDS encoding M81 family metallopeptidase yields MRIGIAGISHEALTFSPVPQTMEDFRVLRGPEILGYRGLADAVRTLEFEPVPILVAQARCPSGVVEERTYLRLRDEMLDRLRDAGPLDGICLVLHGAMLVENVWSGETDQVRMIRAALGREVPIAVRLDPHANLTEEFANKADTWACFRTAPHRDQAETLLRTLGLLTRCVRGRLRPRPVFIRIPLLLPGERSTTDVEPMRSLLEMAREIERMPGILNAEVLIGFGWADTWHAGANVVVVAEDETHLPEARRQARRLAQAMWDQRERFTFDQEIADSADDAIDTALRAPEQTVFITDSGDNPTAGAPGDATHFLARLLAKKVPDAVLAGIPDPAAARACFEAGVGAQTTIAVGGKLDSVRGGPVTLTGTVEHLHRATAPTDASLATFRANGIRVIISDHRYTYHDPDDFRKAGIDPLGHRMIIVKLGYLMAPLREIAPREILALTPGYADMDFTRLPYRQVTRPIYPLDTAFTWHPIISNVAGYDEDRR; encoded by the coding sequence ATGCGGATCGGGATCGCCGGCATCAGTCATGAAGCGTTGACGTTTTCGCCGGTGCCGCAGACGATGGAGGACTTTCGCGTGCTGCGGGGCCCGGAGATCCTGGGCTATCGCGGGCTCGCGGACGCCGTGCGCACGTTGGAGTTCGAACCGGTGCCGATCCTCGTGGCGCAGGCGCGGTGTCCCTCCGGCGTCGTGGAGGAGCGGACGTACCTCCGCCTCCGCGATGAGATGCTGGACCGCCTCCGGGACGCCGGCCCGCTCGACGGGATCTGCCTGGTGCTGCACGGGGCGATGCTCGTGGAGAACGTCTGGAGCGGAGAGACCGACCAGGTGCGGATGATCCGGGCGGCCTTGGGCCGCGAGGTACCGATCGCGGTCCGGCTCGACCCGCACGCGAACCTGACCGAGGAGTTCGCGAACAAAGCGGACACGTGGGCCTGCTTCCGGACGGCGCCGCACCGAGACCAGGCCGAAACGCTGCTGCGCACGCTCGGGCTCCTGACCCGGTGCGTCCGCGGGCGTCTCAGGCCGCGTCCGGTGTTCATCCGCATTCCGCTGCTGCTGCCCGGCGAGCGCTCCACGACGGACGTCGAGCCGATGCGGTCCCTGCTGGAGATGGCGCGGGAGATCGAGCGGATGCCGGGGATCCTGAACGCCGAGGTGCTGATCGGGTTTGGGTGGGCCGACACCTGGCACGCCGGCGCCAACGTCGTGGTCGTCGCCGAGGACGAGACCCACCTGCCGGAAGCCCGACGCCAGGCGCGGCGGCTGGCGCAGGCGATGTGGGACCAGCGCGAGCGTTTCACGTTCGACCAGGAGATCGCGGACTCCGCCGACGACGCGATCGATACCGCGCTGCGCGCGCCGGAGCAGACCGTGTTCATCACCGACTCCGGCGACAACCCGACGGCGGGCGCGCCCGGCGACGCGACGCACTTTCTGGCACGGCTCCTTGCGAAGAAGGTGCCCGACGCGGTCCTGGCCGGCATCCCGGACCCCGCGGCCGCGCGGGCGTGCTTCGAAGCGGGCGTCGGCGCGCAGACGACGATCGCGGTGGGCGGGAAGCTCGATTCCGTTCGCGGCGGCCCGGTGACGCTGACCGGCACGGTGGAACACCTCCACCGCGCCACCGCACCGACCGATGCGAGCCTGGCGACGTTCCGCGCAAACGGCATCCGCGTAATCATCTCCGACCACCGCTACACCTATCACGATCCGGACGACTTCCGGAAGGCCGGCATCGATCCGCTCGGACACCGGATGATCATCGTAAAGCTCGGCTATCTCATGGCCCCGCTCCGCGAGATCGCACCCAGGGAGATTCTCGCGCTCACGCCGGGATACGCGGACATGGACTTCACCCGGCTGCCGTACCGGCAGGTCACGCGGCCGATCTACCCGCTGGACACGGCGTTCACGTGGCATCCGATCATCTCGAACGTGGCCGGGTACGACGAGGACCGGCGATGA
- a CDS encoding extracellular solute-binding protein: protein MTKGLTRRTVLKGLGGAAVAWGAANALGVRAVAAEPVHLKFMVWNYQVQTVQQFITQFETENPDIKVDTEVIPGNEYIPKIQLMQNAKTPFDVLYVADGILAQWSPWLQPLDAYDGAGALKQQMLPVALRSMTYQSRLYGLPYFSSYFALIYNDRMLKAAGFAAPPKTYEEWSDQARAIKSKGLAKTPMLWPVKIAGWGGIWVVNAMAASRGGRVLDDSLNMTPIALASLRWWVSTYKEGLSDPNGIELDPNTSATAFMGGDYATMLTTSFFAGPQWANDKDKSKVYGVTKLGPTPALHRTAGFARLYAINGASAHKAEAWRFMRYMGGMNKDGNFVTPKAWVTSGALTWGYRGVEKDPVVAASLRSWGADPGQVEANLENAVPMSGIVPFQAVWYSEWETYANGVLQDMLVGRTPVDQGAQAWSAKAKELAARYK, encoded by the coding sequence ATGACGAAGGGGTTGACGCGGCGCACCGTGTTGAAGGGACTCGGCGGAGCGGCGGTGGCGTGGGGCGCGGCGAACGCGCTCGGCGTGCGGGCCGTCGCGGCCGAGCCCGTGCACCTCAAGTTCATGGTCTGGAACTACCAGGTCCAGACCGTGCAGCAGTTCATCACCCAGTTCGAGACCGAGAACCCCGACATCAAGGTCGACACGGAAGTCATTCCCGGCAACGAGTACATCCCGAAGATCCAGCTCATGCAGAACGCCAAGACGCCGTTCGACGTGCTGTACGTGGCCGACGGTATCCTGGCGCAGTGGTCGCCGTGGCTGCAGCCGCTCGATGCCTACGACGGCGCGGGCGCGCTGAAGCAGCAGATGCTGCCGGTGGCGCTGCGCTCGATGACGTACCAGAGCAGGCTGTACGGTCTGCCGTACTTCTCGAGCTACTTCGCCCTCATCTACAACGACCGGATGCTCAAGGCCGCCGGGTTCGCCGCGCCGCCGAAGACGTACGAAGAGTGGAGCGACCAGGCGCGCGCGATCAAGAGCAAGGGATTGGCCAAGACGCCGATGCTGTGGCCGGTCAAGATCGCAGGGTGGGGCGGCATCTGGGTCGTCAATGCGATGGCGGCGTCGCGCGGAGGCCGCGTGCTGGACGACAGCTTGAACATGACACCGATCGCGCTCGCCTCGCTGCGGTGGTGGGTCTCGACGTATAAGGAGGGGCTGTCGGACCCGAACGGGATCGAGCTCGACCCGAACACGTCGGCCACAGCGTTCATGGGCGGCGACTATGCCACCATGCTGACGACCAGCTTCTTCGCCGGGCCGCAGTGGGCCAACGACAAGGACAAGTCCAAGGTGTACGGTGTGACGAAGCTCGGCCCGACCCCCGCCCTGCACCGCACCGCCGGGTTCGCGCGGCTCTACGCGATCAACGGCGCGAGCGCGCACAAGGCCGAAGCCTGGCGGTTCATGCGGTACATGGGCGGCATGAACAAGGACGGCAATTTCGTCACGCCCAAGGCGTGGGTGACCTCGGGCGCGCTGACCTGGGGATACCGAGGGGTGGAGAAGGATCCGGTGGTGGCGGCGTCGCTGCGGTCGTGGGGAGCGGACCCCGGCCAGGTCGAAGCCAACCTCGAAAACGCGGTGCCGATGAGCGGCATCGTGCCGTTCCAGGCGGTGTGGTACTCCGAGTGGGAAACCTACGCGAACGGCGTGCTGCAGGACATGCTCGTCGGGCGGACGCCGGTGGATCAGGGCGCGCAGGCGTGGTCGGCCAAGGCGAAGGAGCTGGCGGCGCGCTATAAGTGA
- a CDS encoding carbohydrate ABC transporter permease, with amino-acid sequence MTLPTGVHRSRRPPVVKRLALGVLFAASLFYLLAPPAWMVISSLSPDRELLARPPHWIPSEITAVHYRTLFQLRGADAREAEQNPQIRAFTRSFLNSLTLASVTVVICLVCGSVSAYSLTRFVRPGRRNVILFCLLGTRMLPVIAVLIPIYMGLQRVGLLDTLSGLILADAGLLLPFVIWILEGFYRTFPVELEEAAAIDGCSPTHIFTRIVLPLSSNSLFAAGAFVFIAAWSDFIVALVLTATERAWPLSVVLAQSLNAITNPSWGLMNSAGLMTAVVPALLAVIFRGAVMRGLLGGAVKG; translated from the coding sequence GTGACCCTGCCGACGGGCGTGCACCGGTCTCGGCGCCCGCCGGTCGTGAAGCGGCTCGCGCTCGGCGTGCTGTTCGCCGCGAGCCTCTTCTATCTTCTGGCGCCACCGGCGTGGATGGTGATCTCGAGCCTGTCTCCGGACCGCGAGCTCCTCGCCCGGCCGCCGCATTGGATCCCGTCCGAGATCACGGCGGTGCACTACCGAACCCTGTTCCAACTGCGGGGCGCGGACGCCCGCGAGGCGGAGCAAAATCCGCAGATCCGCGCGTTCACTCGATCCTTTCTGAACAGCCTGACCCTCGCGTCGGTCACCGTCGTCATCTGCCTCGTGTGCGGATCGGTATCGGCGTACTCGCTGACGCGGTTTGTCCGGCCGGGCCGGAGGAACGTCATTCTGTTCTGCCTCCTCGGGACGCGCATGCTGCCGGTGATCGCCGTGCTGATCCCGATCTACATGGGGCTGCAGCGCGTCGGCCTGCTGGACACGCTGTCCGGTCTGATCCTGGCCGACGCGGGCCTGCTGCTACCGTTCGTCATCTGGATCCTCGAAGGGTTCTACCGCACGTTCCCCGTCGAACTGGAGGAGGCGGCCGCGATCGACGGATGCAGCCCGACGCACATCTTCACGCGGATCGTGCTGCCGCTGTCGTCCAACTCGCTGTTCGCGGCGGGCGCGTTCGTCTTCATCGCGGCCTGGTCCGATTTCATCGTGGCGCTCGTCTTGACGGCGACGGAGCGTGCGTGGCCCCTGTCCGTGGTGCTGGCGCAGTCATTGAACGCGATCACGAATCCGAGTTGGGGCCTGATGAACAGCGCCGGGTTGATGACGGCCGTCGTGCCGGCGCTGCTGGCGGTGATCTTCCGGGGCGCCGTGATGCGGGGATTGCTGGGCGGCGCGGTCAAAGGGTAG
- a CDS encoding carbohydrate ABC transporter permease, translated as MPVYVLVVTSMKSFAEVSLAHMWALPTGLYFSSFARAWLGDPAHGLRGLGTNFLNSVKLTVPATILSSLLGSLNGYVLAKWRFRGADVVFPAILFGMFIPYQSILIPLVQVLQRLHLYGTLEGLVFVHVVYGIPITTLIFRNYYASVPTDLIEAAEIDGAGIWGIYRRVIVPLSAPAFVVAAIWQVTSIWNDFLFGVTVTSNPEVQPITVALNNLAGSYVVEWNVQMGGALLAALPPLLVYIILGRYFMRGLMAGSLKG; from the coding sequence ATGCCCGTGTACGTGCTCGTCGTGACCTCGATGAAGAGTTTCGCCGAGGTCAGCCTGGCGCACATGTGGGCGCTGCCGACCGGCCTGTATTTCAGCAGCTTCGCGCGGGCGTGGCTGGGAGACCCCGCCCACGGCCTCCGGGGCCTCGGCACCAACTTCCTCAACAGTGTGAAACTCACAGTCCCCGCGACGATCCTCTCGTCCCTCCTCGGCTCGCTGAACGGGTACGTGCTGGCGAAGTGGCGGTTCCGCGGGGCCGACGTGGTGTTCCCGGCGATCCTGTTCGGGATGTTCATCCCGTATCAGAGCATCCTCATCCCGCTCGTGCAGGTGCTCCAGCGGCTCCACCTGTACGGGACGCTCGAGGGGTTGGTCTTCGTCCACGTCGTCTACGGGATCCCGATCACGACGCTGATCTTCCGCAACTACTACGCCAGCGTGCCGACGGACCTGATCGAAGCGGCGGAGATCGACGGCGCCGGGATCTGGGGAATCTACCGCCGGGTGATCGTCCCGCTATCGGCACCCGCGTTCGTCGTGGCCGCGATCTGGCAGGTCACGTCGATCTGGAACGACTTCCTGTTCGGCGTGACAGTGACGAGCAACCCCGAGGTCCAACCGATTACGGTTGCGCTCAACAATCTGGCGGGCAGTTACGTCGTGGAATGGAACGTGCAGATGGGCGGGGCGCTCCTCGCCGCGCTCCCCCCGCTGCTCGTCTACATCATTCTCGGCCGCTACTTCATGCGGGGGCTGATGGCCGGGTCGCTCAAGGGGTAG
- a CDS encoding sugar ABC transporter permease yields MADDPSVARAVAPARPAAGLSVAGARRRLPRYVTGYLFVAPVVLYLVVTAIYPILTVIAMGLQDVTAGRWHFVAAAHYAFVLHDPIFWNAVWNTSIFTVASVVLQLSFGLVFALLLHETWFSRAVRNTMRGALILPWVFSTAAAALMWSLLYDPYGLFNYLAVGVLHWARPIEFLGDPRIALGSIIAVNTWKSYPFYMIALLGALQTIPMELYDAAKVDGAGPWQRFRSVTLPQLRGVLVALSTVDLITTFGHVDLVNMLTQGGPGRATETVAFYVYRTALLDGNLAKGAATSTIMLVLLTLMTQAYLRAVARREHQSW; encoded by the coding sequence ATGGCGGATGATCCGTCCGTGGCACGCGCGGTTGCGCCCGCCCGGCCGGCGGCGGGCCTCTCCGTCGCCGGCGCGCGCCGGCGCCTGCCGCGCTACGTCACGGGGTACCTGTTCGTCGCGCCGGTCGTGCTCTACCTGGTCGTCACCGCGATCTATCCGATCCTGACCGTCATCGCGATGGGGCTCCAGGATGTCACCGCGGGGCGGTGGCACTTCGTCGCCGCCGCCCACTACGCCTTCGTGCTGCACGATCCGATCTTCTGGAACGCCGTCTGGAACACGTCCATCTTCACCGTCGCGTCCGTGGTGCTGCAGCTCTCGTTCGGGCTGGTGTTCGCGCTGCTGCTGCACGAAACGTGGTTCAGCCGCGCGGTGCGCAACACGATGCGGGGCGCGCTCATCCTCCCGTGGGTCTTCTCCACCGCGGCGGCGGCGCTGATGTGGTCGCTGCTGTACGACCCGTACGGCCTGTTCAACTACCTCGCGGTCGGCGTGCTGCACTGGGCGCGTCCGATCGAGTTCCTCGGCGACCCCAGGATCGCGCTCGGCTCGATCATCGCCGTCAACACGTGGAAGAGCTATCCGTTCTACATGATCGCGCTGCTCGGCGCCCTCCAGACCATCCCGATGGAACTGTACGACGCCGCGAAGGTGGACGGCGCCGGCCCGTGGCAGCGGTTTCGTTCGGTCACGCTCCCCCAGTTGCGGGGCGTGCTCGTCGCGCTCTCGACGGTCGATCTGATCACCACGTTCGGGCACGTCGACCTGGTCAATATGCTGACGCAGGGCGGGCCGGGGCGCGCGACCGAGACCGTCGCGTTCTACGTGTACCGCACGGCGTTGCTGGACGGGAACCTCGCGAAGGGCGCGGCGACCAGCACCATCATGCTCGTGCTGCTCACGCTGATGACGCAAGCCTACCTGCGCGCCGTGGCGCGGCGGGAGCACCAGTCGTGGTAG
- a CDS encoding carbohydrate ABC transporter permease, with amino-acid sequence MVVAPAVFRRRARAASHQAWLVGSTLLSAALILVPVAWMVSASVRPIREVLTYPPVLVPKTVTFEYFARILANPRYQHFFANSIAMSLGALALSLTLGSFAAYGFSRFRLPGGQVMLMGILSLLMLPRVTLIVPYFRLAHVVGLYDTLPGLIVANTAFLLPVTTWLVKGYLDSIPHELDEAAMVDGCTRMQTLGKVVAPLAVPGLVGVGAFVFIAAWNEYLLAVVLTETSRSQTLTVGLASFFGQYVRDWNGIMALSTLASLPLVVIFIFLQRWVVQGIGSGAIK; translated from the coding sequence GTGGTAGTCGCGCCGGCGGTCTTCCGCCGCCGCGCCCGCGCGGCCTCCCACCAAGCGTGGCTCGTCGGGTCGACGCTGCTGTCGGCGGCGCTCATCCTCGTCCCGGTGGCGTGGATGGTGAGCGCGAGTGTGCGGCCGATCCGGGAAGTGCTCACGTATCCGCCGGTGCTGGTGCCGAAGACGGTCACGTTCGAGTACTTCGCGCGCATTCTCGCGAATCCACGATACCAGCACTTCTTCGCCAACAGCATCGCGATGTCGCTCGGCGCGCTCGCGCTGTCGCTCACGCTCGGCTCGTTCGCCGCGTACGGGTTCTCCCGGTTCAGGCTGCCCGGCGGCCAGGTCATGCTGATGGGCATCCTGAGCCTCCTGATGCTGCCGCGGGTCACGCTGATTGTGCCGTACTTCCGCCTCGCGCACGTCGTCGGACTCTACGACACGCTGCCCGGCCTGATCGTCGCGAACACGGCGTTCCTCCTCCCCGTCACCACCTGGCTCGTGAAGGGGTACTTGGACTCGATCCCGCACGAGCTCGACGAGGCCGCGATGGTGGACGGATGCACGCGCATGCAGACGCTCGGCAAGGTGGTCGCGCCGCTCGCGGTGCCCGGGCTCGTCGGCGTCGGCGCGTTCGTCTTCATCGCGGCGTGGAACGAGTACCTGCTCGCCGTGGTCCTCACCGAGACCTCCCGCTCGCAGACGCTCACGGTGGGCCTCGCGTCGTTCTTCGGCCAGTACGTGCGCGACTGGAACGGCATCATGGCGCTGTCCACGCTCGCCAGTCTGCCGCTCGTCGTCATCTTCATCTTCCTCCAGCGGTGGGTCGTTCAGGGGATCGGCAGCGGCGCGATCAAGTAG
- a CDS encoding creatininase family protein has translation MADEVRFELMRPPQIVEARRKCPVAYLAVGPLEWHGPHLPMGTDAMAAHRVAVEVARRVGGVVLPAYHLGTETVRVPDGPQGLRPLGFEGHERIVGMDFPGNSVKSLYIEEGTFAVIIREIIRLLKQDDYRLIVIVNGHGAPNHQRALRRVAAEENDPPRVHVLFERAGSGPAHPSHDPGHAGRGETAFMMVEAPASVDLGALPPIDAPLRYPDYGIVNGAAFDGRPTPDFTVPREADPRSATRDEGAAALERNVERLAAQMRKYIAEYVT, from the coding sequence ATGGCGGACGAGGTGCGGTTCGAACTGATGCGGCCGCCCCAGATCGTCGAGGCGCGGCGGAAGTGCCCGGTCGCCTACCTCGCCGTGGGCCCCCTGGAGTGGCACGGGCCCCATCTGCCCATGGGCACGGACGCGATGGCCGCCCACCGCGTCGCGGTGGAGGTCGCGCGGCGGGTCGGGGGCGTGGTGCTTCCAGCCTACCACCTCGGCACCGAGACCGTGCGCGTCCCCGACGGACCGCAGGGCCTGCGGCCGCTCGGGTTCGAGGGGCACGAGCGGATCGTCGGCATGGACTTCCCCGGAAACTCCGTGAAGAGCCTGTATATTGAGGAAGGCACGTTCGCGGTCATCATCCGGGAGATCATCCGCCTCCTGAAGCAGGACGACTACCGCCTGATCGTGATCGTCAACGGACACGGCGCGCCGAATCACCAGCGCGCGCTGCGCCGCGTGGCCGCGGAGGAAAACGACCCACCGCGCGTGCACGTCCTGTTCGAACGGGCCGGCAGCGGACCGGCCCACCCGTCGCACGATCCGGGGCACGCCGGGCGGGGCGAGACCGCGTTCATGATGGTGGAGGCGCCCGCGAGCGTCGACCTCGGGGCGCTCCCGCCGATCGACGCGCCGCTGCGGTACCCCGACTACGGCATCGTGAACGGAGCCGCGTTCGACGGGCGCCCGACGCCGGATTTCACGGTGCCCCGCGAGGCGGACCCGCGATCGGCCACGCGCGACGAAGGGGCGGCCGCGCTCGAGCGCAACGTCGAGCGGCTGGCGGCGCAAATGCGCAAGTACATCGCCGAGTACGTGACGTGA